One window from the genome of Cyanobacteriota bacterium encodes:
- a CDS encoding TldD/PmbA family protein, whose product SYLYDDEGTPATTTQLIQDGVLVGRLHSRETAGKLGESPTGNARCLDYRFPPIVRMTNTWIARGTTPVADLFADIDIGVYARNWLGGMTNGEMFTFTAGEAWMIRDGQLAEPVRDVTLSGNVFTTLADIEAIGDDFFWDESGGCGKGGQNGLPVGCGGPSLRLRNVVIGGEAAE is encoded by the coding sequence GCAGTTATCTTTACGATGACGAAGGCACACCCGCTACAACAACTCAGCTCATCCAAGACGGCGTGTTAGTAGGGCGGCTCCACTCCCGCGAGACAGCGGGCAAGCTAGGAGAATCACCCACGGGCAATGCTCGTTGCCTAGACTATCGCTTTCCGCCCATTGTGCGCATGACTAACACCTGGATTGCACGTGGTACCACACCCGTTGCCGACCTGTTTGCAGATATTGACATTGGTGTCTATGCTCGCAACTGGCTAGGGGGTATGACGAATGGTGAAATGTTTACCTTTACAGCGGGTGAAGCCTGGATGATTCGAGACGGCCAATTAGCCGAACCAGTGCGAGATGTAACCCTATCCGGTAATGTATTTACAACCCTGGCAGATATTGAGGCCATCGGAGACGATTTTTTTTGGGATGAGTCAGGTGGCTGCGGCAAAGGTGGGCAAAATGGCTTGCCTGTTGGTTGTGGTGGCCCTAGCCTGCGACTGCGGAATGTAGTAATTGGTGGTGAGGCAGCAGAATGA